Proteins encoded together in one Benincasa hispida cultivar B227 chromosome 1, ASM972705v1, whole genome shotgun sequence window:
- the LOC120072321 gene encoding putative methylesterase 11, chloroplastic — MGNLCATFSLPKPPAKHLANTFPDPPSLSISSSRWSRMRSSWREKTGDSLTSEQALEAAAVLFQKRPLDCPVSFDRSTSLRQPTSGKKSRNALPRSSSSRARSLTDPLLQPQQLVNQDIKLDDLETNHFVLVHGGGFGAWCWYKTIALLEEAGYRATAIDLTGSGIHSFNPNSIINLSQYVQPLTDVLEKLPAGEKVILVGHDFGGACISYAMELFHFKIAKAVFLAAAMLSDGQNTLDIFSLQAGSDDVMRQAQVFVYSNGNDSPPTAIELKKPLLKDLFFNQTPAKDVALASVSMRPIPFPPVLEKLCLSDTKYGSVRRFYIKTLNDNAIAVPIQESLIERNPPEQVFHLKGADHSPFFSKPQALHRLLVEISKIQRS; from the exons ATGGGGAATCTCTGCGCCACATTCTCGCTGCCGAAACCACCGGCCAAGCATCTGGCCAACACCTTCCCCGACCCCCCCTCTTTGTCCATTTCCAGCAGCCGATGGTCTCGAATGCGCTCTTCATGGAGAGAGAAGACTGGAGACTCGCTGACTTCAGAGCAGGCTTTAGAGGCAGCGGCGGTACTTTTCCAGAAACGTCCACTCGATTGTCCTGTGTCGTTTGATCGCTCTACTTCGCTCCGGCAGCCAACCTCTGGTAAGAAGAGTCGAAACGCGTTGCCGCGGAGTTCGAGTTCTCGAGCTCGCTCTCTCACTGACCCTTTACTTCAACCTCAGCAGCTTGTTAACCAG GACATAAAACTAGATGACTTGGAAACAAATCACTTTGTTCTTGTCCATGGAGGTGGTTTTGGTGCTTGGTGTTGGTACAAAACTATTGCTCTTCTTGAAGAAGCAGGTTATAGAGCTACGGCGATAGACTTAACTGGTTCAGGAATTCATTCATTTAATCCAAATAGCATCATAAATCTCTCCCAATATGTGCAGCCGCTCACAGATGTTCTTGAAAAGCTTCCTGCTGGCGAAAAG GTTATCCTAGTTGGGCATGATTTTGGTGGTGCTTGTATTTCGTATGCAATGGAattatttcatttcaaaattgcGAAGGCCGTCTTCCTTGCTGCAGCAATGTTGAGTGATGGGCAAAACACTCTTGATATATTCTCCTTGCAG GCTGGTTCGGACGATGTCATGCGACAGGCTCAAGTCTTTGTGTACTCAAATGGCAACGACAGCCCTCCAACAGCTATTGAATTGAAAAAACCATTGTTGAAGGACTTATTCTTCAATCAAACTCCAGCCAAG GATGTAGCTTTAGCATCTGTTTCGATGAGACCGATACCCTTCCCACCTGTGTTAGAAAAGCTATGCCTTTCAGACACCAAGTATGGATCGGTGAGACGATTTTACATTAAAACACTTAACGACAACGCCATAGCTGTCCCAATCCAAGAGAGTTTGATCGAAAGAAACCCTCCAGAACAGGTCTTCCATCTTAAAGGTGCAGATCATTCCCCTTTTTTCTCAAAACCTCAGGCTCTGCATAGACTATTGGTAGAAATCTCAAAGATCCAAAGATCTTAG
- the LOC120077755 gene encoding protein transport protein sec-16A.1-like, with translation MAGSSSSTLVTEVNLQFEAWMAVDQLLLGWLYNSMTPEVVVQVMRCESARTLWDSINELFGVQSRAEEDYLRALVSQVLLGLDEEYNAIVATIQSKENVSWLDMQSELLLFEKRAERKHRDIVEKGLIMLAQAFIPLTYWWEAFVYATYLINGMPTSVLQGTTTTPTQQTTPSLLPTAPMPWLPTAFTQPPTTPAPSPTVPAPSPTVHAPLTIVPAPSPHPCASVPTSIYTPIPPTLSISVPATNIYSPANLTTTYIPSP, from the exons ATGGCAGGAAGTTCGAGTTCGACCTTAGTTACTGAAGTCAACCTTCAGTTTGAAGCCTGGATGGCAGTCGACCAGCTGCTACTTGGGTGGTTATATAATTCCATGACCCCTGAAGTTGTTGTTCAAGTCATGAGATGTGAGAGTGCTAGAACGTTGTGGGATAGCATCAACGAGCTTTTTGGTGTCCAATCACGTGCAGAAGAAGATTATCTCAG GGCTTTGGTGTCACAGGTTCTCCTTGGATTGGATGAGGAATACAATGCTATTGTAGCAACCATTCAGAGCAAAGAAAATGTGTCATGGTTAGATATGCAATCAGAGTTGCTTCTGTTTGAAAAGAG GGCTGAACGAAAACATAGAGATATTGTTGAAAAGGGGCTGATTATGCTAGCTCAAGCCTTCATTCCACTTACTTATTGGTGGGAAGCCTTTGTATATGCTACTTACCTCATAAATGGTATGCCAACTTCGGTTCTACAAG GTACAACAACAACACCAACACAACAGACTACTCCTTCCCTCTTGCCTACTGCCCCTATGCCTTGGCTACCTACTGCCTTTACTCAACCGCCCACTACCCCTGCTCCATCACCCACAGTCCCTGCTCCATCGCCTACTGTCCATGCCCCTTTGACTATTGTCCCTGCTCCATCCCCTCACCCATGTGCCAGTGTTCCTACATCAATATACACACCAATTCCTCCCACTCTATCGATCTCTGTCCCAGCCACAAATATCTACTCACCAGCAAACCTTACGACCACCTATATACCTTCCCCATAG